One part of the Alistipes onderdonkii genome encodes these proteins:
- a CDS encoding SusD/RagB family nutrient-binding outer membrane lipoprotein produces the protein MKRFYIYLFAGFCTAFWGACTGNFRDMNDDLSGISDEDLEADDNGFGYRLQIVQQGIYFNYDFGKGKNWPFQMTQNLNADMFSGYMHDPKPLQGGSHNSDYNLQDGWNSAMWQFTYSYVMPQIYQLEQTTREKLPPFYAITKILKVLAMHRVTDYYGPVIYSHFADRGNEYVPDSQQQVYGCFFDDLDEAADILAAWVEEQPEAGGFSRFDLLLDGSYTAWLRFANSLRMRLAVRIAVAAPEKARAEFRKAAQAAGGVIETSMENVAVKTSGTYSNPLGEINLNWNEAAMNASMESVLTGYGDPRLPKFFKPCGSDVVIAGDAGDGTVALKGQYHGIRQGTGFSHNYYAAFSRLTVDTDTDAVLMTAAEVWFLRAEAALRGWTDEDAELCYRNGVAASFTQWQLSGAEHYLESDAMAADYHDPVDPGNDIAARCRVSPHWDATADDELKLERIITQKWIAMYPEGCEAWAEQRRTGYPRLFPVRLNHSKGYIDTETMIRRLPFPAALATSDPEQYAALVAELGGGDHGGTRLWWDAGRNF, from the coding sequence ATGAAGCGTTTTTACATATATCTGTTCGCCGGATTCTGCACAGCCTTTTGGGGGGCCTGCACGGGAAATTTCCGGGATATGAACGACGACCTCTCGGGGATTTCGGATGAGGATCTCGAGGCCGACGACAACGGCTTCGGATACCGCCTGCAGATCGTACAGCAGGGGATTTATTTCAACTACGATTTCGGCAAGGGCAAGAACTGGCCGTTCCAGATGACGCAGAACCTCAATGCCGATATGTTCTCGGGCTATATGCACGATCCCAAACCGTTGCAGGGCGGCAGCCACAACTCCGATTACAACCTGCAGGACGGCTGGAACAGCGCCATGTGGCAGTTCACCTACTCCTACGTCATGCCCCAGATTTACCAGTTGGAGCAGACGACACGCGAAAAGTTGCCGCCGTTCTATGCCATAACGAAGATACTCAAAGTCCTGGCCATGCACCGCGTGACGGACTACTACGGGCCGGTGATATACAGCCATTTTGCCGACCGCGGCAACGAATACGTGCCCGACAGCCAGCAGCAGGTCTACGGTTGTTTCTTCGACGACCTGGACGAGGCGGCGGACATTCTTGCGGCATGGGTCGAGGAGCAGCCCGAGGCCGGCGGGTTTTCCAGGTTCGACCTGCTGCTCGACGGCAGCTATACGGCCTGGCTCCGTTTTGCCAACTCCCTGCGCATGCGCCTTGCCGTGCGTATCGCCGTTGCTGCGCCCGAAAAGGCCCGTGCGGAATTCCGGAAGGCGGCGCAGGCGGCCGGAGGGGTGATCGAGACCAGTATGGAGAATGTCGCCGTGAAGACCTCGGGTACCTATTCCAATCCGCTGGGCGAGATCAACCTGAACTGGAACGAGGCGGCCATGAACGCTTCGATGGAATCCGTCCTGACCGGGTACGGGGATCCGCGGCTGCCAAAGTTTTTCAAGCCCTGCGGCAGCGACGTGGTCATTGCCGGCGATGCGGGCGACGGGACGGTCGCCCTGAAGGGGCAATACCATGGAATCCGTCAGGGGACGGGTTTCTCGCATAATTATTACGCGGCATTTTCCCGCCTTACGGTGGATACGGATACCGATGCCGTCCTGATGACGGCGGCCGAGGTGTGGTTCCTGCGTGCCGAAGCGGCATTGCGCGGCTGGACGGACGAAGATGCGGAGCTCTGTTACCGCAACGGCGTTGCGGCATCGTTCACGCAATGGCAGCTGTCCGGGGCCGAACACTATCTGGAGAGCGACGCCATGGCGGCCGATTACCACGATCCGGTAGACCCGGGGAACGACATTGCCGCCCGGTGCCGCGTGTCGCCCCACTGGGATGCGACGGCGGACGACGAACTGAAGCTCGAGCGGATCATCACCCAAAAATGGATTGCCATGTATCCCGAAGGGTGCGAGGCCTGGGCCGAACAGCGGCGGACGGGATATCCTCGCCTGTTCCCCGTGCGTCTGAACCACAGCAAGGGCTATATAGATACCGAAACGATGATCCGCCGGCTGCCGTTCCCGGCCGCGCTGGCGACGTCCGATCCCGAGCAGTATGCGGCGCTCGTCGCGGAACTCGGCGGCGGAGACCACGGTGGGACGCGCCTGTGGTGGGACGCGGGGCGCAATTTCTGA
- a CDS encoding GLPGLI family protein: protein MKTKLTFLIIAAALAAATAGRAQTVISYSTDGGAQALETGDIPQTVLDTATLEVSYRMEWLRRPDREKPMQDLLLLQAGGKVTKFFSYKTLQRDSLLRITPAEQVLANVGNFKGGLEAVVFQNYPAGEMTCTDKISRDNMLYTEPLPEIEWTLRDGTREVIGYDCRRATCRFRGRDYEAWYTEELPLATGPWKFRGLPGLILAVNDTGDDGGIIRFEATGIRRAEVPVTMADLNYLTTSRKKFMATERKFMTDPIGYMQANSNIRITVRNEDGTPREGADLLREYNPLETE, encoded by the coding sequence ATGAAAACAAAACTCACCTTCCTTATCATCGCCGCCGCGCTGGCAGCCGCAACCGCAGGACGGGCGCAGACCGTCATCTCCTACTCGACCGACGGCGGGGCACAGGCCCTCGAAACGGGCGACATACCACAGACCGTGCTGGACACCGCCACGCTCGAAGTGAGCTACCGCATGGAGTGGCTGCGGCGCCCCGACAGAGAGAAGCCGATGCAGGATCTGCTGCTGTTGCAGGCCGGCGGGAAGGTTACGAAATTCTTCTCCTACAAGACGCTCCAGCGGGACTCGCTGCTGCGCATCACCCCGGCCGAGCAGGTGCTGGCCAACGTGGGCAACTTCAAGGGCGGCCTGGAGGCCGTCGTATTCCAGAACTACCCCGCAGGCGAGATGACCTGCACCGACAAGATCTCACGGGACAACATGCTCTACACCGAGCCGCTGCCCGAAATCGAGTGGACGCTCCGCGACGGGACGCGCGAGGTCATCGGTTACGACTGCCGCCGTGCGACCTGCCGCTTCCGCGGGCGCGATTACGAAGCCTGGTACACCGAGGAGCTCCCGCTCGCCACCGGCCCCTGGAAATTCCGCGGGCTGCCCGGACTGATCCTGGCCGTGAACGACACGGGCGACGACGGGGGCATCATCCGCTTCGAGGCGACCGGGATCCGCCGCGCCGAAGTTCCGGTGACGATGGCCGACCTGAACTACCTGACGACCTCACGCAAAAAATTCATGGCCACCGAGCGCAAATTCATGACCGACCCGATCGGCTACATGCAGGCCAATTCGAACATCAGGATCACGGTAAGGAACGAGGACGGGACGCCGCGCGAGGGTGCCGACCTGCTCCGCGAATACAATCCGCTGGAAACAGAATAG
- a CDS encoding TonB-dependent receptor, with translation MKYLLTLLWLLGAITAQAQEYTGHVADKEDGAPVAGAIVTARDSLGKPLGYTTTSASGDFVLRPRGDGTTAQLDFSTMGYRRQSVPANAGRMLVLLTPETTDIREVTIRAPRLSFRGDTVSYNVSRFTEAQDRSIADVLRKMPGIEVAKSGEIRYNGQPINNFYIEGLDMLDGRYGQATNNIAPQDVASVEVMENHQPIKALKDIVFSDRAAINLRLKPHAKARWTGTLRGGAGWSPALWNGALFAMRIGARGQSMVNLKTDNTGQNPSAETERLSVEDILNGGANDYNPAAHLSVGTSSAPLDDTRTRFNRSHMAGLNNLRKLSEDYQLSSSLTWGYDRLASDRAARQSWYLADGTRVDTEQESAASCRQQLSARIALKANTERFYMQEKLEASLAWNDIRAVLSGSYPNRQRAVAPAYGIENDLKYIRRTGTRSLTVTSYLKYLTRPQSLDVVRETGSQRQTIADRAFYMNHNAAFGTQAGRFAFAFKGGVSALFRGLVTDLTGTGLGTGTANALSAGYAGVYLQPGITYRSQRLRLTLDLPAGYRRYGLHDRIDGSRTPAGIFTWKPRFAVKWSPTGHLSLSASGTVGRDAADDSRIGNGAVLRNYRSVLCGVNEYRQALQRSLSAGIAYKNPIGGFFASLLAVRSWNDLPFLPAQRFDGDYIVNYYVRSSNRVRSWYLSGDVSQNIDALNGQAGLNVGYNLSGTELLLEEVPTSYENSTLTVAPRFNFRFAAWVNTEYWLEYRYTTLSIRGREPDGRHDFNQRLTVNLVPSKKWVIQFTAEHYYSQLSADRSKHLLLADASLRWKINGKWEATATAANLFGREEYAYTTFDGVSSGSYRYAIRPRNILLGASWKF, from the coding sequence ATGAAGTACCTGCTGACCCTGCTTTGGTTGCTGGGCGCAATCACCGCCCAGGCCCAGGAGTACACGGGCCACGTGGCCGACAAGGAGGACGGGGCGCCCGTCGCCGGGGCCATCGTCACGGCGCGGGACTCCCTGGGCAAGCCGCTGGGTTACACGACTACCTCGGCCTCGGGCGATTTCGTGCTCAGGCCGCGCGGGGACGGGACAACCGCGCAGCTCGACTTCTCGACGATGGGCTACCGCCGGCAGTCGGTTCCGGCCAACGCCGGGCGGATGCTCGTGCTGCTGACGCCCGAGACGACCGACATCCGCGAGGTGACGATCCGCGCCCCGCGGCTGAGCTTCCGGGGCGACACCGTAAGCTACAACGTGTCGCGCTTCACCGAGGCGCAAGACCGCTCGATCGCCGACGTACTGCGCAAGATGCCGGGCATCGAGGTGGCGAAATCGGGCGAGATACGCTACAACGGCCAGCCGATCAACAACTTTTACATCGAAGGGCTGGACATGCTCGACGGCCGTTACGGACAGGCGACCAACAACATCGCGCCGCAGGACGTGGCGAGCGTCGAAGTGATGGAGAACCACCAGCCGATCAAGGCGCTCAAGGACATCGTATTCAGCGACCGCGCAGCCATCAACCTCCGGCTGAAACCGCATGCCAAAGCCCGCTGGACGGGGACGCTGCGCGGCGGTGCGGGCTGGTCGCCGGCGTTGTGGAACGGCGCGCTCTTCGCCATGCGCATCGGTGCCCGGGGGCAGTCGATGGTCAACCTCAAAACCGACAACACAGGGCAAAACCCCTCGGCCGAGACCGAACGGCTTTCGGTCGAGGACATCCTCAACGGCGGAGCCAACGACTACAATCCCGCCGCACACCTTTCGGTCGGCACTTCGTCCGCGCCGCTCGACGATACACGCACGCGCTTCAACCGCTCGCACATGGCCGGGCTGAACAACCTGCGCAAACTCTCCGAGGACTACCAGCTCAGCAGCTCGCTCACTTGGGGTTACGACCGCCTGGCCTCGGATCGCGCCGCCCGGCAAAGCTGGTACCTGGCGGACGGCACGCGCGTGGACACCGAGCAGGAGTCGGCCGCTTCGTGCCGGCAACAGCTTTCGGCACGCATCGCACTGAAAGCCAACACCGAGCGGTTCTACATGCAGGAAAAACTCGAAGCTTCGCTGGCATGGAACGACATCCGTGCCGTGCTCTCGGGCAGCTACCCCAACCGCCAGCGTGCCGTGGCCCCGGCCTACGGCATCGAAAACGACCTGAAATATATCCGGCGCACCGGCACACGTTCGCTCACCGTCACCTCCTACCTGAAATACCTTACCCGCCCCCAGTCGCTCGATGTGGTGCGCGAAACGGGCAGCCAGCGGCAGACGATCGCCGACCGCGCTTTTTACATGAACCACAACGCGGCATTCGGCACGCAGGCCGGGCGGTTCGCCTTCGCCTTCAAAGGCGGAGTTTCGGCACTCTTCCGGGGGCTCGTAACAGACCTGACGGGCACCGGACTCGGGACAGGCACCGCGAACGCCCTTTCGGCCGGCTACGCGGGCGTCTACCTCCAGCCGGGCATCACCTACCGCTCGCAGCGGCTGCGGCTGACGCTCGACCTGCCGGCAGGTTACCGCCGCTATGGACTGCACGACAGGATCGACGGCAGCCGAACCCCGGCGGGCATTTTCACCTGGAAGCCCCGCTTCGCGGTGAAATGGAGCCCCACGGGACACCTTTCGCTTTCGGCATCGGGTACGGTCGGCCGCGACGCGGCGGACGACAGCCGCATAGGCAACGGCGCCGTCCTGCGCAACTACCGTTCGGTGCTCTGCGGCGTAAACGAATACCGGCAGGCGCTGCAACGCAGCCTCTCGGCAGGCATCGCCTACAAGAACCCGATCGGCGGGTTCTTCGCCAGCCTGCTCGCGGTACGTTCGTGGAACGACCTGCCGTTCCTGCCTGCGCAGCGCTTCGACGGCGACTATATCGTAAACTACTACGTGCGCAGCTCGAACCGCGTGCGGTCATGGTACCTGTCGGGCGACGTCAGCCAGAATATCGACGCCCTCAACGGTCAGGCAGGCCTGAACGTCGGCTACAACCTCAGCGGCACGGAACTGCTGCTGGAAGAGGTGCCGACCTCCTATGAAAATTCCACCCTGACCGTCGCGCCGCGTTTCAACTTCCGGTTCGCCGCCTGGGTAAACACCGAATACTGGCTGGAATACCGCTATACAACACTCTCCATCCGCGGCCGGGAGCCCGACGGGCGGCACGATTTCAACCAGCGGCTGACCGTAAACCTCGTACCGTCGAAGAAATGGGTAATCCAATTCACGGCGGAGCACTATTACTCGCAGCTTTCGGCCGACCGGAGCAAGCATCTGCTACTGGCCGACGCATCGCTGCGCTGGAAAATAAACGGGAAATGGGAAGCTACGGCGACCGCCGCAAACCTTTTCGGCCGCGAAGAATATGCCTATACGACCTTCGACGGAGTAAGCTCGGGCTCCTACCGCTATGCCATCCGCCCGCGCAATATCCTGCTGGGCGCAAGCTGGAAATTCTGA